A stretch of Amycolatopsis tolypomycina DNA encodes these proteins:
- a CDS encoding Gfo/Idh/MocA family protein, giving the protein MKVAVLSSTPERYAAALRGLPDVEAVVTASWDAFEPVLRAADAGARVLCDHPSADREPELKAIVDAGGDGLTFASPACHGEAFAVVRKGIADGGIGELTTILGSVTTSADGVLAAAAPSLLDLADAVLGGEPARQVYAQANTVLSGRTGESAAVLTVRYGSGKAASFDCRRSPSGTGLPAVTFVGDKASVQYDAGPRLLDGDRPELGGEDLDALLLNDFLGGNGAGPDGRAALRTFRIVQAAYASARTGQPVDL; this is encoded by the coding sequence GTGAAGGTCGCCGTTCTGTCGTCAACGCCCGAGCGGTACGCCGCGGCGCTGCGCGGCCTGCCGGACGTCGAAGCCGTGGTCACGGCGAGCTGGGACGCGTTCGAGCCGGTCCTGCGGGCCGCCGACGCCGGCGCGCGCGTGCTGTGCGACCACCCCTCCGCGGACCGGGAACCCGAACTGAAAGCCATCGTGGACGCCGGGGGCGACGGGCTCACCTTCGCGTCCCCGGCCTGCCACGGCGAGGCGTTCGCGGTGGTGCGCAAGGGCATCGCCGACGGCGGCATCGGCGAGCTGACGACAATCCTCGGCTCGGTGACGACGAGCGCGGACGGCGTGCTGGCGGCCGCCGCGCCGTCGCTGCTCGACCTGGCGGACGCGGTGCTCGGCGGCGAACCGGCCCGGCAGGTGTACGCACAGGCCAACACCGTCCTCAGTGGACGGACCGGGGAAAGCGCGGCGGTGCTCACCGTCCGGTACGGCAGCGGGAAAGCAGCCTCGTTCGACTGCCGCCGCAGCCCGTCGGGAACGGGCCTGCCCGCCGTCACCTTCGTCGGGGACAAGGCGAGCGTGCAGTACGACGCCGGTCCACGGCTGCTCGACGGCGACCGGCCGGAGCTGGGTGGCGAAGACCTGGACGCGTTGCTGCTCAACGACTTCCTCGGCGGCAACGGGGCCGGACCGGATGGCCGGGCCGCGCTGCGCACGTTCCGGATCGTCCAAGCGGCCTACGCATCCGCGCGCACCGGGCAGCCCGTCGACCTGTAA
- a CDS encoding DUF5988 family protein, which yields MSVTQVKIALSGGPAELALANRSVDAGALENTLKIRHGAGYEHFVHGGEFQAVDGCDIAVFRWSHRTKIAE from the coding sequence ATGAGTGTTACGCAGGTGAAAATCGCGTTGAGTGGCGGGCCGGCCGAACTGGCGTTGGCAAACCGCAGCGTCGACGCCGGTGCGCTGGAGAACACGCTCAAGATCCGCCACGGGGCCGGTTACGAACACTTCGTGCACGGCGGGGAGTTCCAGGCCGTCGACGGCTGTGACATCGCCGTCTTCCGGTGGTCGCACCGCACGAAGATCGCCGAATAG
- a CDS encoding cytochrome P450 yields MTDAISFEVPWDRTDKFDPPAIFDELREERPLAKMVYPDGHVGWIVSGYDLVREVLSDPRFSHSCEIGHFPVTHQGQVIPTHPLIPGMFIHMDPPGHTRYRKLLTGEFTVRRTSRLIPRVEAVAAEQIEVMRAKGAPADIVMDFAKPLVLRMLGELVGLPYEERDRYVPAVTLLHDAEADPAEAAAAYESAGKFFDEVIERRRKQPADDLISSLVTEDLTQEELRNIVTLLLFAGYETTEGALATGVFALLHHTDQLAKLRAEPGKLDAAIEELLRYLTVNQYHTYRTALEDLKLEGELIKQGDTVTVSLPAANRDPAKFGCPAKLDIDRDTAGHVAFGFGIHQCLGQNLARIELRAGFTALLRAFPDLRLAVPADEVPLRLKGSVFSVKKLPVSW; encoded by the coding sequence ATGACCGACGCAATCTCCTTCGAGGTGCCGTGGGATCGGACCGACAAGTTCGATCCGCCCGCGATATTCGACGAGCTGCGCGAAGAACGGCCGCTCGCGAAGATGGTTTACCCGGACGGGCACGTCGGCTGGATCGTTTCCGGCTACGACCTGGTCCGCGAGGTCCTCAGCGACCCGCGGTTCAGCCACAGCTGCGAAATCGGCCACTTCCCGGTCACCCACCAGGGCCAGGTCATCCCGACCCACCCGCTGATCCCCGGCATGTTCATCCACATGGACCCGCCCGGGCACACCCGCTACCGCAAGCTGCTGACCGGCGAGTTCACCGTCCGCCGCACGAGCAGGCTGATCCCGCGCGTCGAGGCGGTGGCCGCCGAGCAGATCGAGGTCATGCGGGCCAAGGGCGCGCCGGCCGACATCGTCATGGACTTCGCCAAGCCCCTGGTCCTGCGGATGCTGGGCGAGCTCGTCGGCCTGCCCTACGAAGAACGCGACCGGTACGTGCCCGCGGTGACCCTGCTGCACGACGCGGAGGCCGACCCGGCCGAGGCCGCGGCCGCCTACGAATCGGCCGGGAAGTTCTTCGACGAGGTCATCGAGCGGCGGCGCAAGCAGCCCGCCGACGACCTGATCAGCTCGCTCGTCACCGAGGACCTGACCCAGGAGGAGCTGCGCAACATCGTCACCCTGCTGCTGTTCGCGGGGTACGAGACCACCGAAGGCGCGCTCGCCACCGGCGTCTTCGCGCTGCTGCACCACACCGACCAGCTGGCGAAGCTGCGGGCGGAGCCGGGGAAGCTCGACGCCGCGATCGAGGAGCTGCTGCGCTACCTGACCGTCAACCAGTACCACACCTACCGCACCGCGCTGGAAGACCTCAAGCTCGAGGGCGAGCTGATCAAGCAGGGCGACACGGTGACGGTGTCGCTGCCCGCGGCCAACCGCGACCCGGCCAAGTTCGGCTGTCCGGCGAAGCTGGACATCGACCGCGACACCGCCGGCCACGTCGCGTTCGGCTTCGGCATCCACCAGTGCCTGGGCCAGAACCTGGCGCGCATCGAGCTGCGGGCCGGCTTCACCGCGCTCCTGCGGGCGTTCCCCGACCTCCGCCTGGCCGTCCCGGCCGACGAGGTGCCGCTGCGGCTGAAGGGTTCCGTCTTCTCGGTGAAGAAGCTCCCCGTCTCCTGGTGA